A genome region from Brassica oleracea var. oleracea cultivar TO1000 chromosome C2, BOL, whole genome shotgun sequence includes the following:
- the LOC106325183 gene encoding uncharacterized protein LOC106325183 isoform X5: protein MLSITRVISRRIHGKGDVAVPKLSGFSIVSPKNVEVEYADGSKFSFSSEFLRVHSPAADGKVRSIGGEKVISGRRYVGIMSAEPVGNYGDSG from the exons ATGTTGTCGATTACGAGAGTGATTAGCCGGAGAATCCACGGAAAGGGTGATGTAGCTGTTCCAAAACTCTCAGGATTCTCTATTGTATCTCCCAAAAAC GTTGAGGTAGAGTATGCAGATGGCAGCAAGTTCAGTTTCTCTTCTGAGTTTCTGAGAGTGCATAGCCCAGCTGCTGATGGAAAAGTCAGATCAATCGGTGGTGAAAAG GTGATATCTGGAAGGCGGTATGTAGGAATCATGTCTGCAGAACCGGTGGGAAACTATGGG GATTCAGGTTAG
- the LOC106325183 gene encoding uncharacterized protein LOC106325183 isoform X4: MLSITRVISRRIHGKGDVAVPKLSGFSIVSPKNVEVEYADGSKFSFSSEFLRVHSPAADGKVRSIGGEKVISGRRYVGIMSAEPVGNYGVSV, translated from the exons ATGTTGTCGATTACGAGAGTGATTAGCCGGAGAATCCACGGAAAGGGTGATGTAGCTGTTCCAAAACTCTCAGGATTCTCTATTGTATCTCCCAAAAAC GTTGAGGTAGAGTATGCAGATGGCAGCAAGTTCAGTTTCTCTTCTGAGTTTCTGAGAGTGCATAGCCCAGCTGCTGATGGAAAAGTCAGATCAATCGGTGGTGAAAAG GTGATATCTGGAAGGCGGTATGTAGGAATCATGTCTGCAGAACCGGTGGGAAACTATGGG GTTAGTGTTTGA
- the LOC106325183 gene encoding uncharacterized protein LOC106325183 isoform X1, whose translation MLSITRVISRRIHGKGDVAVPKLSGFSIVSPKNVEVEYADGSKFSFSSEFLRVHSPAADGKVRSIGGEKVISGRRYVGIMSAEPVGNYGARLVFDDLHRTGIYPWDYFYELGSNKLGLMRSYIKILQKHHLSREPPPRRK comes from the exons ATGTTGTCGATTACGAGAGTGATTAGCCGGAGAATCCACGGAAAGGGTGATGTAGCTGTTCCAAAACTCTCAGGATTCTCTATTGTATCTCCCAAAAAC GTTGAGGTAGAGTATGCAGATGGCAGCAAGTTCAGTTTCTCTTCTGAGTTTCTGAGAGTGCATAGCCCAGCTGCTGATGGAAAAGTCAGATCAATCGGTGGTGAAAAG GTGATATCTGGAAGGCGGTATGTAGGAATCATGTCTGCAGAACCGGTGGGAAACTATGGGGCAAG GTTAGTGTTTGATGACTTGCATAGAACAGGAATATACCCATGGGACTATTTCTATGAGCTTGGGAGCAATAAGCTTGGTCTCATGAGAAGCTATATCAAGATTCTTCAAAAGCATCATCTCAGCCGTGAACCTCCTCCGAGAAGGAAATGA
- the LOC106325183 gene encoding uncharacterized protein LOC106325183 isoform X2 translates to MLSITRVISRRIHGKGDVAVPKLSGFSIVSPKNVEVEYADGSKFSFSSEFLRVHSPAADGKVRSIGGEKVISGRRYVGIMSAEPVGNYGEYTHGTISMSLGAISLVS, encoded by the exons ATGTTGTCGATTACGAGAGTGATTAGCCGGAGAATCCACGGAAAGGGTGATGTAGCTGTTCCAAAACTCTCAGGATTCTCTATTGTATCTCCCAAAAAC GTTGAGGTAGAGTATGCAGATGGCAGCAAGTTCAGTTTCTCTTCTGAGTTTCTGAGAGTGCATAGCCCAGCTGCTGATGGAAAAGTCAGATCAATCGGTGGTGAAAAG GTGATATCTGGAAGGCGGTATGTAGGAATCATGTCTGCAGAACCGGTGGGAAACTATGGG GAATATACCCATGGGACTATTTCTATGAGCTTGGGAGCAATAAGCTTGGTCTCATGA
- the LOC106325183 gene encoding uncharacterized protein LOC106325183 isoform X3, giving the protein MLSITRVISRRIHGKGDVAVPKLSGFSIVSPKNVEVEYADGSKFSFSSEFLRVHSPAADGKVRSIGGEKVISGRRYVGIMSAEPVGNYGARNIPMGLFL; this is encoded by the exons ATGTTGTCGATTACGAGAGTGATTAGCCGGAGAATCCACGGAAAGGGTGATGTAGCTGTTCCAAAACTCTCAGGATTCTCTATTGTATCTCCCAAAAAC GTTGAGGTAGAGTATGCAGATGGCAGCAAGTTCAGTTTCTCTTCTGAGTTTCTGAGAGTGCATAGCCCAGCTGCTGATGGAAAAGTCAGATCAATCGGTGGTGAAAAG GTGATATCTGGAAGGCGGTATGTAGGAATCATGTCTGCAGAACCGGTGGGAAACTATGGGGCAAG GAATATACCCATGGGACTATTTCTATGA
- the LOC106324713 gene encoding uncharacterized protein LOC106324713: MGESAVLAHSYSFAAPITRTDSHEDHTNHALSQSISFGKFMTENLEWGKWSTFSHKKYVEEAEKYSRPGSVAQKKAFFEAHYKRIAEAKKAATEEQPTVTPAEVLLQALETQPPLSLLPEEESTTERKSIQNDDVLAGAVDDEMEEEMENGLVDECDDKEQDEELLKEEKTRRSMTKNRPVFRLSLEKTIPPPKPIDTRTEIATTPEKTSERPITQISGKTEEKPVHRKKFSFFNCFRGGAKTRDQNHSRKKGKRETKKQKKQFLCLCFKPKTVRRES; encoded by the exons ATGGGTGAATCTGCAGTTCTAGCTCATTCATATTCCTTCGCAGCTCCTATAACCCGCACCGATTCTCATGAG GATCACACGAACCATGCGCTTAGCCAATCAATCTCGTTTGGGAAGTTCATGACGGAGAATCTTGAGTGGGGCAAGTGGTCAACGTTTTCGCACAAGAAGTATGTAGAAGAAGCAGAGAAGTACTCTCGTCCTGGCTCCGTCGCTCAGAAGAAAGCCTTCTTCGAAGCTCATTACAAGAGAATAGCCGAAGCCAAGAAAGCTGCAACGGAAGAGCAACCTACCGTAACGCCTGCTGAGGTTTTGCTTCAGGCTTTGGAGACGCAGCCTCCGTTGAGTTTGTTACCGGAGGAAGAATCAACCACCGAGAGGAAAAGTATTCAAAACGACGACGTTCTTGCTGGTGCTGTGGATGATGAAATGGAAGAAGAGATGGAGAATGGTTTGGTTGATGAGTGTGATGACAAGGAGCAAGATGAAGAGTTGTTGAAAGAGGAGAAAACTAGGAGATCGATGACCAAGAACAGACCGGTGTTTAGATTGTCTCTGGAGAAAACAATCCCCCCTCCTAAACCTATAGATACAAGGACAGAGATTGCTACTACACCAGAGAAAACAAG CGAAAGACCGATAACTCAAATCTCAGGGAAGACTGAAGAGAAACCAGTTCACCGCAAGAAATTCAGTTTCTTCAA CTGTTTCAGGGGTGGTGCTAAAACTCGAGATCAGAATCATAGCAGGAAGAAG GGAAAGAGGGAGACAAAGAAACAGAAGAAGCAGTTTCTCTGTCTTTGTTTCAAGCCCAAAACTGTAAGAAGGGAATCTTAA
- the LOC106324732 gene encoding succinate dehydrogenase [ubiquinone] iron-sulfur subunit 1, mitochondrial-like, with protein MASGLIGRFVRTNPSRLTTAARLIPSRCTASSTDNGGKASNLKTFQIYRWNPDNPSKPELQDYQIDLKDCGPMVLDALIKIKNEMDPSLTFRRSCREGICGSCAMNIDGCNGLACLTKIEEGSKETTITPLPHMFVIKDLVVDMTNFYNQYKSIEPWLKRKSPASEPGKEILQSKKDRAKLDGMYECILCACCSTSCPSYWWNPESYLGPAALLHANRWISDSRDEYTKERLEAIDNEFKLYRCHTILNCARACPKGLNPGKQIAHIKQLQR; from the exons ATGGCCTCCGGTTTAATCGGAAGATTCGTTAGAACCAATCCGTCGCGATTAACCACCGCGGCGAGGCTAATCCCGTCGCGATGCACAGCTTCCTCAACGGATAACGGCGGCAAAGCATCGAACCTGAAGACGTTCCAGATCTACCGATGGAACCCCGACAACCCCAGCAAGCCCGAGCTCCAAGACTACCAGATCGACCTCAAGGACTGTGGCCCGATGGTCCTCGACGCCCTAATCAAGATCAAGAACGAGATGGATCCGTCCCTCACCTTCCGCCGCTCGTGCCGAGAAGGGATCTGCGGCTCGTGCGCGATGAACATCGACGGGTGCAACGGGCTCGCGTGCTTGACGAAGATCGAGGAGGGATCCAAGGAGACGACGATCACTCCCTTGCCGCATATGTTCGTGATCAAGGATCTGGTGGTGGACATGACGAACTTTTATAATCAGTATAAGAGTATCGAGCCGTGGCTGAAGAGGAAGAGTCCGGCGTCTGAGCCTGGGAAGGAGATTTTGCAGAGTAAGAAGGATAGGGCTAAGCTTGATGGGATGTATGAGTGTATTCTCTGTGCGTGTTGTAGCACGTCGTGTCCTAGTTATTGGTGGAACCCTGAGTCTTATCTTGGCCCTGCTGCTTTGCTACATGCTAACAG GTGGATAAGCGACAGTCGTGATGAGTACACTAAGGAAAGACTTGAGGCTATTGACAACGAGTTCAAGCTTTACCGTTGCCATACAATCTTGAACTGTGCTCGTGCATGTCCAAAGGGTTTGAACCCAGGCAAACAGATCGCGCATATCAAGCAGCTTCAGCGTTGA